A stretch of the Clostridium fungisolvens genome encodes the following:
- the folE gene encoding GTP cyclohydrolase I FolE gives MVDGDKIRKAAKLIIEAIGEDVNREGLIETPDRIARMYEEIFSGIGEDAEKYLSKQFTIERNDLVLEKDISFYSMCEHHFLPFYGKVHIAYIPDGKVTGLSKLARTVDVYSKKPQLQERLTEEIADAIMKYLNAKGVMVIIEAEHMCMAMRGIKKLGSITVTTTCRGEFINSNLKNEVLSLIKL, from the coding sequence ATGGTAGATGGTGATAAAATAAGGAAAGCAGCAAAACTAATAATTGAAGCTATAGGTGAAGATGTAAATAGAGAAGGTTTAATAGAAACTCCTGATAGGATAGCTAGGATGTATGAGGAAATATTTTCAGGTATAGGAGAAGATGCAGAAAAATATCTTTCTAAGCAATTTACTATAGAAAGAAATGATTTAGTGCTAGAAAAAGATATAAGCTTTTATTCTATGTGTGAACATCATTTTTTACCTTTTTACGGGAAAGTGCATATAGCATACATACCAGATGGTAAAGTTACTGGGCTATCTAAATTGGCTAGAACGGTTGATGTATACTCTAAGAAGCCTCAATTACAGGAGAGACTTACGGAAGAAATTGCAGATGCTATTATGAAATACTTAAATGCTAAAGGAGTAATGGTTATTATAGAGGCTGAACATATGTGTATGGCTATGAGGGGAATAAAAAAGCTAGGTAGTATTACTGTTACTACAACCTGTAGAGGTGAATTCATTAATAGTAATCTTAAAAATGAAGTACTTAGTCTTATAAAATTGTAG
- a CDS encoding HD domain-containing protein translates to MERVNYILNSPKYKAYLSQIEACEADRIYCKHDLKHFLDVARIAYIMVLEEHIQISKEVVYATAILHDIGRFKQYEDGTPHNEASYDIAKALLKEANFDEVESDKVLNAILNHRNDKQSGFDYILYKSDKISRDCYACKATLTCNWNEEKRNYNIKY, encoded by the coding sequence ATGGAGAGAGTTAATTATATATTAAACAGTCCTAAGTATAAAGCATATCTCTCGCAAATTGAAGCTTGTGAGGCTGATAGAATATACTGTAAACATGATTTAAAGCATTTTCTAGATGTTGCAAGGATAGCTTATATCATGGTGCTAGAAGAGCATATACAAATCTCAAAGGAAGTAGTATATGCTACAGCTATATTACATGACATAGGGAGATTTAAGCAATATGAGGATGGGACACCTCATAATGAGGCATCTTATGACATTGCTAAAGCTTTATTGAAGGAAGCAAACTTTGATGAAGTAGAAAGTGATAAGGTACTTAATGCTATTTTAAATCATAGAAATGATAAACAGAGTGGTTTTGATTATATATTATACAAAAGCGATAAAATTTCAAGGGATTGCTATGCATGCAAGGCAACGCTTACTTGTAATTGGAATGAAGAAAAAAGAAATTATAATATAAAATATTAA
- the folP gene encoding dihydropteroate synthase encodes MYIGNKEFIIGDRTYIMGILNLTPDSFSDGGKFNCSQNAINHAEVMIAEGVDIIDIGGESTRPNHEAVDEKEELQRVIPIIKAIREKFEIPISIDTYKGKVAEEAIKAGANLINDVWGFKKDKYIAEVAAKYDVPCCLMHNRENTDYGDIIEDMIEDFRESIDIALSAGVKKENIILDPGIGFAKNHEQNLYVMNNLEKFNCLGYPLLLGTSRKSLIGNTLNLPVDERVEGTVATTVIGVMKGYDFVRVHDVKENKRAAMMTDAIVRNR; translated from the coding sequence ATGTACATAGGAAATAAGGAATTTATTATTGGCGATAGAACCTATATAATGGGGATTCTTAATTTGACACCAGATTCATTTTCAGATGGGGGGAAATTCAACTGTTCTCAAAATGCAATCAATCATGCTGAAGTTATGATAGCTGAAGGAGTAGATATAATTGATATAGGTGGAGAGTCAACAAGGCCTAATCACGAAGCTGTTGATGAAAAGGAAGAATTACAGAGAGTTATTCCAATTATTAAAGCTATTAGAGAAAAGTTTGAGATACCTATATCCATAGATACATATAAAGGAAAAGTTGCGGAAGAAGCTATAAAGGCTGGCGCTAATTTAATAAATGATGTTTGGGGATTTAAAAAGGATAAATATATTGCAGAAGTAGCCGCAAAATATGATGTGCCTTGCTGCCTTATGCACAACAGAGAAAATACTGACTACGGTGATATAATAGAGGATATGATAGAGGATTTTAGAGAATCTATTGATATAGCGCTATCTGCTGGTGTAAAAAAAGAAAATATAATACTAGATCCAGGCATAGGTTTTGCTAAAAACCATGAGCAAAATTTATATGTAATGAATAACTTAGAAAAGTTTAATTGTTTGGGATATCCTTTGCTTTTAGGTACTTCTAGAAAATCACTTATAGGAAATACCTTAAACTTACCGGTGGATGAAAGGGTTGAAGGTACTGTGGCTACGACTGTAATAGGTGTAATGAAAGGATATGATTTTGTAAGAGTTCATGATGTAAAAGAAAATAAAAGAGCAGCGATGATGACTGATGCAATCGTGAGAAATAGATAA
- the folK gene encoding 2-amino-4-hydroxy-6-hydroxymethyldihydropteridine diphosphokinase: protein MDKLYIENLELFAHHGVFGEEKSLGQKFIISLELFFNSREAAITGDLTKSVHYGELCHKLEKEFQRESYDLIETAAEKTAEFILREYTVLEAVKVTIKKPWAPIGKHLDYAAIEIYRKWNKAFIALGSNKGDKNSNLLTAIDIISKSGHTKVNKVSNFITTEPWGYENQEKFLNGAAEISTILSPRELIDYLLQVESELKRERIIKWGPRTIDLDVLIYDDVISSDEHIVIPHPRMHERLFVIEPLAEIAPYEFHPILRKRIYEIKEQLLSNLK, encoded by the coding sequence TTGGATAAGCTTTATATAGAAAACCTGGAGTTGTTTGCACATCATGGTGTATTTGGTGAGGAAAAATCCTTAGGTCAAAAATTTATAATATCACTAGAACTTTTCTTCAATTCAAGAGAAGCCGCAATTACGGGAGATTTAACTAAATCAGTACACTATGGAGAACTGTGTCATAAGCTTGAAAAGGAGTTTCAAAGGGAAAGCTATGATTTAATAGAAACAGCTGCAGAAAAAACTGCAGAATTTATCTTGAGAGAATATACGGTATTGGAAGCTGTTAAAGTTACAATAAAGAAGCCATGGGCACCTATAGGCAAACACCTAGACTATGCAGCTATTGAAATATATAGAAAATGGAACAAGGCGTTTATAGCATTAGGTTCTAATAAGGGTGATAAAAACTCTAACCTATTAACTGCTATAGACATTATAAGCAAATCAGGACATACTAAAGTAAATAAGGTGTCTAATTTTATTACAACGGAACCTTGGGGATATGAAAATCAGGAAAAATTCTTAAATGGTGCTGCTGAAATATCAACTATACTGTCACCAAGAGAATTAATTGATTATTTGTTACAAGTAGAAAGTGAGCTAAAGAGGGAAAGAATTATAAAATGGGGACCTAGGACCATTGATTTGGATGTTTTAATTTATGACGATGTAATCTCTTCAGATGAGCATATAGTAATTCCCCACCCAAGAATGCATGAAAGGTTATTTGTAATAGAACCGCTAGCGGAAATTGCACCTTACGAATTTCACCCAATACTTAGAAAAAGAATATATGAGATAAAAGAGCAATTACTTAGCAATTTGAAATAA
- a CDS encoding DUF4883 family protein, which translates to MKKLLSLTLILIISLTFIGCSDSQYINLKKKPSNHYYTEELYKLISNNKFEISAFDTDVYKELPAKEEDDKVLIDFIKSLKNDNFIKKPANLPEKPKYKLFIKISDDKYVINVYDENVVSVFPWDGVFEEDYLSMDNIPLAYRLDSFCKYVFNK; encoded by the coding sequence ATGAAAAAACTTCTTTCCTTAACTCTTATATTAATTATTTCATTAACCTTTATAGGATGTTCTGACTCTCAGTACATAAACTTAAAAAAGAAACCATCCAACCATTACTATACAGAAGAATTGTACAAGCTTATAAGTAACAATAAGTTTGAGATTTCTGCCTTTGACACAGATGTCTATAAGGAACTACCGGCAAAAGAGGAAGATGATAAAGTTTTAATAGATTTCATAAAATCATTAAAGAATGATAACTTCATAAAGAAGCCTGCTAATCTTCCAGAAAAACCAAAATACAAGCTTTTTATAAAGATATCAGATGATAAGTACGTTATTAATGTATATGATGAAAATGTGGTTTCCGTTTTTCCTTGGGATGGTGTTTTTGAAGAAGATTATCTTAGTATGGATAACATTCCATTGGCATACAGGTTAGATTCTTTCTGCAAATATGTTTTTAACAAGTAA
- a CDS encoding pyruvate kinase yields the protein MLTIATVGPKVKTQQEIKRLIEEGANGIRINFSHCDYENVKDIIRYIKDNFQTINIIGDIQGHKIRVGRCFREVRKTAKGEIVYFCSEDRYEEILKAWNGRKEVLIPLTIKEQDLLDSQMKTVFMKDGSMEYTVIGRKDSMLQCRVVCGGIVRAEKGCNLPGLNRQTRDISDKDLKDIKFCIENKVDTILYSYIYDEKDIVKFKSAISKINMEKGYEPRLWAKIETEKAVNNIKAISEKVDGVVLGRGDLLPETNIYKMALYQHNFIRAMKNSDKDVIIATHVLDSLKENYKPTVNEMNDIFYCIGGGVSGFMLTGETSVGRNPVNAVIVLKKAIDFYTKIFKKS from the coding sequence ATGCTTACTATTGCAACAGTTGGACCTAAAGTCAAAACTCAGCAAGAGATAAAAAGGTTGATTGAGGAAGGGGCAAATGGGATAAGAATCAATTTTTCGCATTGTGATTACGAAAATGTTAAAGATATCATTAGATACATAAAAGATAATTTTCAAACAATAAATATTATAGGAGATATACAGGGACATAAAATAAGAGTAGGTAGATGTTTTAGAGAAGTAAGAAAAACTGCAAAAGGTGAAATAGTATACTTTTGTTCAGAAGATAGATATGAAGAAATTCTTAAGGCTTGGAATGGACGAAAAGAAGTTTTGATTCCTTTAACTATAAAAGAACAGGATTTATTAGATTCTCAAATGAAAACTGTATTTATGAAAGATGGAAGTATGGAATATACAGTGATAGGTAGAAAAGATTCAATGCTACAGTGCAGAGTTGTTTGTGGTGGTATAGTTAGAGCAGAAAAAGGATGCAACCTTCCAGGACTCAATAGACAAACTAGAGATATTAGTGACAAGGATTTGAAGGATATTAAATTTTGCATAGAGAATAAAGTTGATACTATATTATATTCATATATTTACGATGAAAAGGATATAGTAAAATTCAAAAGTGCTATAAGTAAGATAAATATGGAAAAAGGTTATGAACCTAGGTTATGGGCAAAGATTGAAACTGAAAAAGCTGTAAACAATATAAAAGCTATATCAGAAAAGGTGGATGGAGTGGTACTTGGGAGGGGGGATTTGCTCCCAGAAACCAATATATATAAGATGGCATTATACCAGCATAATTTTATAAGAGCTATGAAAAACAGTGATAAAGATGTTATAATTGCAACTCATGTATTAGATTCATTGAAAGAAAATTATAAACCAACAGTAAATGAAATGAATGATATATTCTATTGCATAGGAGGGGGAGTAAGTGGTTTCATGCTTACAGGCGAAACTTCAGTGGGGAGAAATCCTGTGAATGCAGTTATAGTCTTAAAAAAGGCAATAGATTTTTATACAAAAATATTCAAAAAAAGTTAA
- a CDS encoding DUF445 domain-containing protein, which yields MKVRTGEKALASLVIMLIGFIITLFSSNSSIMILLQNGFEAGLVGGLADWFAVSALFRHPLRIPIPHTALLPRNRERITTSLVSIVENDLLNKESVINRISKIGFTKKILEMCSDYVYSSQVKLAIVDVANRIKNSISITEMAIYFNTTISEYINSIDTKNVLEELINQVIKNNYDDKILDVLIDNVEEVIKRDDVKKEIATTSVSAAKKISKKGMLQFTLNTVTGIIGEDKIGDKVQEFILLMLKELKLKDNPSRIMVINSIRDNIIKISEDNSVIEKLNEYKNDISKNDKINDFSLKILQSLEAKILNFINDDVVVEEKILPVIDKLIKDMSKEDELVEKIDQYIRSQISGYINKNHEKIGVLVKENIEKLDTETLIDLIEDKVGDDLQWIRINGAVCGFLIGLVLGGIKLIVR from the coding sequence ATGAAGGTAAGAACAGGTGAAAAGGCCTTAGCATCATTAGTTATTATGCTTATAGGTTTTATAATTACACTATTTTCAAGTAATAGCTCCATAATGATATTGTTGCAAAATGGATTTGAAGCAGGATTAGTTGGAGGCCTGGCAGATTGGTTTGCTGTATCAGCACTTTTCCGTCATCCTCTTAGAATACCAATTCCACATACAGCTCTTTTACCAAGAAATAGAGAAAGAATAACCACTTCTCTAGTTTCAATAGTTGAAAATGATTTGTTGAATAAAGAAAGTGTGATCAATAGAATCAGCAAAATCGGTTTTACAAAAAAAATATTAGAAATGTGTAGTGATTACGTATATTCAAGTCAAGTGAAATTAGCAATAGTGGATGTTGCTAATAGGATTAAGAATTCAATATCTATAACTGAAATGGCAATATATTTTAATACCACAATAAGTGAATACATAAATTCCATAGATACAAAAAATGTGTTAGAAGAGCTGATAAACCAAGTTATCAAGAATAATTATGATGATAAGATTTTAGATGTTTTAATTGATAATGTTGAAGAGGTAATTAAGAGAGATGATGTAAAGAAAGAAATTGCAACTACCTCTGTCAGTGCAGCAAAGAAAATCTCTAAAAAGGGTATGCTTCAATTTACGCTTAATACAGTTACTGGCATTATTGGTGAGGATAAAATCGGCGATAAAGTCCAAGAGTTTATACTGCTCATGTTAAAGGAGTTAAAATTAAAAGATAACCCAAGCAGAATAATGGTGATAAATTCTATCCGTGATAATATTATAAAGATTAGTGAAGATAATAGTGTTATTGAAAAGTTAAATGAATATAAAAATGATATAAGCAAAAACGATAAAATTAATGATTTTTCTTTAAAGATATTACAAAGCTTAGAAGCTAAAATATTAAATTTTATAAATGATGATGTAGTTGTGGAGGAAAAAATATTACCAGTCATAGATAAGTTAATTAAGGATATGTCAAAAGAAGATGAGCTTGTGGAGAAAATTGATCAATATATACGTTCACAAATATCTGGATATATTAATAAAAATCATGAAAAGATAGGCGTTTTAGTTAAAGAGAATATAGAAAAGCTTGACACTGAAACTCTTATAGATTTGATTGAAGACAAGGTAGGCGACGATCTACAATGGATAAGAATAAATGGAGCTGTTTGTGGATTTTTAATTGGGTTAGTATTAGGTGGTATTAAATTGATAGTTAGGTGA
- a CDS encoding GGDEF domain-containing protein, translating to MINGLVDISNYSEVAELKSILDSKNISTVYQPIVSLLDATIIGYEALSRGPISSPLQNPDKLFKSAQTYNKTWELEQLCRIKAIERATNLDKDKYLFINVDPHIFKDEKFKRGFTKEFLAEHNMSPDCIVFEITEKTCIEDYKGFRQALDNYVDQGYKIAIDDTGSGYSGLKMLNETKPHYIKIDMDLIRDINKDSFKQSLLECFVKLSESTNMKLIAEGIETEEELKTLISLGVYAGQGYFISRPAGTFLDIPGSVKELIIRFNKLKENMYNNYTSNNVGEIVVNDKTFSATTQCKEIKEYFDFNDIAGACIVENEKPIGLIMKHTLDSALATQFGVAVFTKRPISLVMDENPLIIDYHTPVNEVSRMAMSRKTKNIYDYIIVTNNDKYCGVVSIKNLLNYNTMLECNYARQLNPLTELPGNMVIQNTINNILKTERTYCILYFDLDNFKVYNDTYGFENGDRIIKYTAQLINTEIKSLFPYNGFVGHIGGDDFVSILENPIEECRNLCSKVIEKFNQGILNFFNENDRNNKFIEAVDRRGNKEKLPITSLSIAGVYGKFVSYSNPEDVALCVAAIKKEAKKIHGSCYLIDDVK from the coding sequence ATGATAAATGGATTAGTTGATATTTCAAATTATAGTGAGGTGGCTGAATTGAAAAGTATACTTGATAGTAAAAATATTTCTACAGTTTATCAACCTATCGTTTCACTTTTAGATGCTACAATTATAGGCTATGAAGCTTTGAGTAGGGGGCCTATAAGCTCGCCACTACAAAATCCAGATAAACTATTTAAGTCTGCTCAAACTTACAACAAAACCTGGGAATTAGAGCAACTATGTAGGATAAAGGCTATAGAAAGAGCGACAAATCTTGATAAAGATAAATATCTGTTTATAAACGTAGACCCTCATATTTTTAAGGATGAAAAGTTTAAAAGAGGCTTTACAAAGGAATTTTTAGCAGAGCATAATATGTCGCCTGATTGTATAGTTTTTGAAATAACCGAGAAGACCTGTATTGAAGATTATAAGGGATTTAGGCAAGCACTTGATAATTATGTGGATCAAGGATATAAAATTGCAATTGATGATACGGGTTCAGGCTACTCAGGACTTAAGATGCTAAATGAAACCAAGCCTCATTATATTAAAATAGATATGGATTTAATAAGAGATATAAATAAAGACTCTTTTAAGCAATCTTTATTAGAATGTTTTGTAAAACTTTCAGAGTCTACTAATATGAAACTTATAGCCGAAGGAATAGAAACAGAAGAGGAATTAAAGACTCTAATAAGCTTAGGGGTATATGCAGGACAAGGATACTTTATTAGTAGGCCAGCAGGTACATTTTTAGATATACCTGGTTCAGTAAAAGAATTAATTATAAGATTCAATAAATTAAAAGAAAATATGTATAATAATTATACTTCTAATAATGTTGGTGAAATTGTAGTCAATGATAAAACCTTTAGTGCTACAACTCAATGTAAAGAAATCAAAGAGTATTTTGATTTTAACGATATTGCAGGAGCATGCATAGTAGAGAATGAAAAGCCTATTGGACTCATAATGAAACATACTTTGGACTCTGCTCTTGCTACTCAATTTGGCGTAGCAGTTTTTACAAAACGACCTATATCCCTAGTGATGGATGAAAACCCACTAATAATAGATTATCATACACCAGTTAATGAAGTTTCAAGAATGGCTATGTCTAGAAAGACAAAAAATATCTATGATTATATCATTGTAACGAATAATGATAAATATTGTGGGGTAGTCTCTATAAAAAACTTACTTAATTATAATACGATGCTGGAATGTAATTATGCTAGACAGCTTAATCCACTAACAGAGCTTCCTGGTAATATGGTTATACAAAACACTATAAACAATATCCTTAAAACAGAGCGTACATATTGTATCCTTTATTTTGATTTAGACAATTTTAAAGTTTACAATGATACATACGGATTTGAAAATGGAGATAGAATTATCAAATATACTGCGCAGCTAATAAACACTGAAATAAAATCGCTTTTTCCTTATAACGGATTCGTGGGACATATAGGAGGAGATGATTTTGTTAGTATATTGGAGAATCCAATTGAAGAATGCAGGAATCTATGCAGCAAGGTAATAGAGAAGTTTAACCAAGGTATCTTAAATTTTTTTAATGAAAATGATAGAAATAATAAATTTATTGAAGCTGTAGATAGAAGGGGTAACAAAGAAAAACTTCCGATAACCTCTCTTTCCATAGCAGGTGTATATGGTAAATTCGTTAGTTATTCTAATCCTGAGGATGTTGCGCTATGTGTTGCTGCGATAAAGAAGGAAGCTAAAAAAATTCATGGTAGCTGCTATCTAATAGATGATGTTAAGTGA
- a CDS encoding iron-sulfur cluster assembly scaffold protein, translating into MMYSKEVEEMCVVAKGPNHGAAPIPVEGRWVQAKEVTDISALTHGVGWCAPQQGACKLTLNVKDGIIQEALVETIGCSGMTHSAAMASEILPGKTILEALNTDLVCDAINTAMRELFLQIVYGRSQSAFSEGGLPIGAGLEDLGKGLRSQVGTMYGTLAKGPRYLEMAEGYVTNVALDEAGEIIGYKFVNLGKMMEAIAKGKDAQEALEGATGQYGRFDDAAKVIDPRHA; encoded by the coding sequence ATGATGTATTCAAAAGAAGTTGAAGAAATGTGTGTAGTTGCAAAAGGCCCTAATCATGGAGCAGCTCCAATTCCTGTAGAAGGAAGATGGGTACAAGCAAAAGAAGTTACTGATATATCAGCATTAACTCACGGAGTAGGCTGGTGTGCACCTCAACAAGGAGCTTGTAAATTAACTTTAAATGTTAAGGATGGTATAATCCAAGAAGCTTTAGTTGAAACAATAGGATGTTCAGGTATGACTCACTCAGCTGCTATGGCATCTGAAATATTACCTGGAAAGACTATATTAGAAGCATTAAACACAGATTTAGTTTGTGATGCTATAAATACAGCTATGAGAGAATTATTCCTTCAAATAGTTTACGGAAGATCACAAAGTGCTTTCTCAGAAGGCGGACTTCCAATAGGTGCAGGTCTTGAAGACCTAGGAAAAGGACTTAGAAGCCAAGTTGGTACTATGTACGGAACATTAGCTAAGGGTCCAAGATACCTTGAAATGGCTGAAGGTTATGTTACTAATGTAGCTTTAGATGAAGCTGGAGAAATAATCGGATACAAGTTTGTTAACCTAGGAAAAATGATGGAAGCTATAGCTAAGGGTAAAGATGCTCAAGAAGCTTTAGAAGGTGCAACAGGACAATACGGAAGATTCGATGACGCTGCTAAAGTAATTGACCCAAGACATGCATAA
- a CDS encoding GGGtGRT protein, which produces MALFESYERRIGQITPVLEKYGIKSLEEARQLCVDLGFDPYTIVRETQPIAFENAGWAYVLGAAIAVKSNCTKAADASKAIGEGLQAFCIPGSVADDRKVGLGHGNLGSMLLSEETKCFAFLAGHESFAAAEGAIKIAEKANKVRKEPLRVILNGLGKDAAQIISRINGFTYVQTKFDYYTGELAIVKEVAYSKGPRAKVRCYGADDVREGVAIMHKEGVDVSITGNSTNPTRFQHPVAGTYKKEMIDLGKKYFSVASGGGTGRTLHPDNMAAGPASYGMTDTMGRMHSDAQFAGSSSVPAHVEMMGLIGMGNNPMVGATVAVAVAIEEALTK; this is translated from the coding sequence ATGGCATTATTTGAAAGTTATGAAAGAAGAATAGGACAAATAACACCTGTATTAGAAAAGTACGGTATAAAATCATTGGAAGAAGCTAGACAACTTTGTGTTGATTTAGGATTCGATCCATATACTATAGTAAGAGAAACTCAACCAATAGCATTTGAAAACGCTGGATGGGCATATGTATTAGGTGCTGCTATAGCTGTTAAATCAAACTGCACAAAAGCTGCTGATGCTTCAAAAGCAATCGGTGAAGGTTTACAAGCATTCTGTATCCCAGGATCAGTTGCTGATGACAGAAAAGTTGGTCTAGGACATGGTAACCTAGGATCAATGCTTTTAAGCGAAGAAACTAAATGTTTTGCTTTCCTTGCAGGACATGAATCATTTGCTGCTGCAGAAGGTGCTATAAAGATAGCTGAAAAAGCTAACAAAGTAAGAAAAGAGCCATTAAGAGTTATACTTAACGGTCTTGGAAAAGATGCAGCTCAAATAATATCAAGAATCAATGGATTCACATATGTTCAAACTAAGTTTGACTACTACACTGGAGAATTAGCAATAGTTAAAGAAGTTGCTTATTCAAAGGGACCAAGAGCTAAGGTTAGATGCTACGGTGCAGATGACGTTAGAGAAGGTGTTGCAATAATGCACAAAGAAGGCGTTGACGTATCAATAACTGGTAACTCAACTAACCCTACAAGATTCCAACATCCAGTTGCTGGAACATACAAGAAAGAAATGATTGATCTAGGAAAGAAATACTTCTCAGTTGCATCAGGTGGTGGTACTGGAAGAACTCTTCACCCAGACAACATGGCAGCAGGTCCAGCTTCATACGGTATGACAGATACTATGGGAAGAATGCACTCAGATGCACAATTCGCAGGATCATCATCAGTTCCAGCTCACGTTGAAATGATGGGTCTTATCGGAATGGGTAATAACCCAATGGTTGGAGCAACAGTTGCAGTAGCAGTTGCTATTGAAGAAGCTTTAACAAAGTAA
- a CDS encoding GH3 auxin-responsive promoter family protein, whose amino-acid sequence MSIISTALYKITIEGGSVVKRKFDKDTKTCKAVNEKVLFKILRRNHKSEIGTKFKFKEIKSIEDFKTQVPLTEYSYYENYINRMSKGESNVLTSENVEYFGHTSGTTGKQKLIPSTKSSRKSASKYMALLTNKICYDNFKNSWSYGKGLMIADIVMTTYTEAGIPICSATSGGMNSIKRILPYLYTSPIEVMKIKDKEAALYLHLLFALYEVNLMYISGVFISNVLDLFRVLESNWQALVSDIRKGRISANLKTDENTRTYLNKLIKPNSVRADKLELEFNKGFNGIVRRIWPSLIYIITVTGANFSIYDDKVNHYTDSLPIYTPAYAATEAMIGINPYVGKVRYVIIPDTVFYEFIPIKEYKENDTNTLCIDEILIGKKYEVIVTNYQGLYRYRIGDVIKVVGFYNNCPEIEFLYRKNQVLNMVAEKTNEEHLTSAINATVKELQLNVVDYTTFPDNSITPGRYIFYFEFKNNLSEHNIKVIEQTLDSQLRKANLAYDRARASHKLGMIKVVLVSSNTFNSIKEVLFNKGISKNQIKVPRVLTNNPNILSIINKRKLTS is encoded by the coding sequence TTGAGCATTATAAGTACCGCGTTATATAAAATCACTATAGAAGGAGGATCTGTTGTAAAAAGAAAGTTTGATAAGGATACTAAAACTTGTAAAGCTGTAAATGAAAAAGTACTTTTTAAAATCTTAAGAAGAAATCACAAAAGCGAAATAGGCACAAAGTTTAAATTTAAAGAAATTAAATCTATAGAAGATTTTAAAACTCAAGTTCCACTAACAGAATATAGTTATTACGAAAATTATATAAACCGGATGTCCAAAGGCGAATCAAATGTTTTAACTAGCGAAAACGTGGAATACTTTGGTCATACCTCTGGAACCACAGGAAAGCAAAAACTTATCCCTTCTACTAAAAGCAGCAGAAAATCAGCTTCTAAGTACATGGCACTACTTACAAACAAAATTTGTTATGATAACTTCAAAAACAGCTGGAGTTATGGTAAAGGATTAATGATAGCGGACATTGTTATGACTACTTATACTGAAGCAGGTATTCCAATCTGTTCTGCAACCTCCGGTGGTATGAATAGTATAAAACGAATATTGCCTTACTTATATACTTCACCAATAGAGGTAATGAAAATAAAAGATAAAGAAGCTGCCTTATATCTTCACCTACTTTTTGCATTATACGAAGTTAATCTTATGTATATTAGCGGGGTTTTTATATCCAATGTGCTTGATCTATTTAGAGTTTTAGAAAGTAACTGGCAAGCCCTAGTGAGCGATATAAGAAAAGGACGTATAAGTGCAAATCTTAAAACAGATGAAAATACTAGAACATATTTAAATAAATTAATTAAGCCGAACTCTGTAAGAGCAGATAAGCTAGAACTAGAGTTTAATAAAGGTTTTAACGGAATAGTTAGAAGGATATGGCCTAGCTTAATCTATATTATTACAGTAACTGGCGCAAACTTCTCCATATATGATGACAAGGTAAATCATTATACCGATTCACTTCCAATTTACACTCCGGCCTATGCTGCTACAGAAGCTATGATTGGTATTAATCCGTATGTAGGTAAAGTTAGATATGTAATTATCCCTGATACTGTATTTTACGAGTTTATCCCCATTAAAGAATACAAAGAAAATGATACCAACACACTTTGTATCGATGAGATACTAATAGGTAAAAAGTATGAAGTGATAGTCACTAATTACCAAGGGCTTTATAGATATAGAATTGGTGATGTAATTAAGGTAGTAGGCTTTTATAACAACTGTCCTGAGATAGAATTTTTGTATAGAAAAAATCAAGTTCTCAACATGGTAGCTGAAAAGACCAATGAAGAGCATTTAACCAGTGCTATAAATGCTACAGTAAAAGAACTACAGTTGAATGTAGTTGACTATACAACCTTCCCTGACAATTCAATTACTCCTGGAAGATATATCTTTTATTTTGAATTTAAAAACAATTTATCTGAACATAATATCAAAGTGATAGAACAAACCTTAGACTCACAACTCAGAAAAGCAAACTTAGCCTATGATAGAGCTAGAGCCTCTCATAAGTTAGGTATGATAAAAGTAGTTCTTGTATCTTCTAACACTTTTAATTCAATAAAGGAAGTTCTATTTAATAAAGGGATATCAAAAAATCAAATTAAAGTACCAAGAGTTCTGACAAATAACCCAAATATATTAAGTATTATCAACAAGCGAAAATTGACTAGTTAA